The following are encoded together in the Azospirillum lipoferum 4B genome:
- a CDS encoding Fur family transcriptional regulator, which yields MTSRLEALCMEKGLKMTGQRRVISQVLSDADDHPDVEEVHRRAVLIDPRISIATVYRTMRLLEDAQVIERVDLGDGRARYEEATADHHHHLIDTRTGRIIEFASPELEALKERIARELGYKIVGHRLEIYGVPLDEEERP from the coding sequence ATGACGTCGCGTCTGGAAGCATTGTGTATGGAGAAGGGGCTGAAGATGACCGGGCAGCGCCGCGTCATCTCGCAGGTGTTGTCGGATGCCGACGACCATCCCGATGTGGAAGAGGTGCACCGCCGGGCCGTGTTGATCGACCCGCGCATTTCCATCGCCACGGTGTACCGCACCATGCGGCTGCTGGAAGACGCGCAGGTGATCGAGCGCGTCGACCTGGGCGACGGCCGTGCGCGGTACGAGGAGGCGACGGCCGACCACCACCACCACCTGATCGACACCCGCACCGGGCGGATCATCGAGTTCGCCAGCCCGGAGCTGGAGGCGCTGAAGGAACGCATCGCCCGCGAACTCGGCTACAAGATCGTCGGCCACCGGCTGGAAATCTACGGCGTGCCCCTGGATGAGGAGGAGCGTCCATGA